From Micromonospora auratinigra:
GTACGCGCTGCACCAGGTCCGCAACCTGCCGCGACTGCTGGCCGCCGTGCAGCACGACCTGGTGCCCGGCGGTCGGCTGGTCTTCTCGGTGCCGCACCCGATGGCCACCGCGGTGGTCGGCAGCGCCCACGGGCGCGGCTGGCTGCGCACCGCCGACTACTTCCGGGAGGGCGAGCGGCCGGCGACCGACGCGCTGCCGGGCCCGCCGCCGGTGCACCGCACCCTGGAGACCTACCTGCGCGAGTTGCGGCTGTGCGGACTGCGGCTCGACGAGTTCAGCGAGGGCCTGGCCGGCATGGACCACTCGGCCGGGCCGTGCGGACCCGGCGACGGTCCGCGCTGGGCGGTGTTCCGCTGCGTACGCACCTGAGTGGGCGGGCCGCCCGGCCGGTGTCGGCCGGGCGGCCCGGTCCGGTCAGGACATCGCCTCGGTCAGCTTGATCATCGAGTCGACCGCGTGGTCGATCTCCTCCCGGTTGTTGTAGAGGTGCGGGGCCAGCCGGATGGCGAAGCGCTCGGTGTCCGAGCCCTGGACGGGGAAGAACGTGAACCGCAGGTTCACCCCGTACTCGTCCTCCATCCGCTGCTCGAACTCCACGAACCGGTTCATGTCCAGTGCGTGCTCCGGGTTGCGGAACGGCTGGAAGGCCACCATGCCGCAGTGCAGCCGCTCGTCGTGCAGCGGGCTGAACAGCGCCGACTCACCCCAGTGCTCGGCGACCCGGTGCTTGAGGTGGCGGCTCAGCCCGTGCACGTACCGCTGGATGTTCTCCTGGCCGATGGTCTGGAAGATCTCGCAGGCCGCCTGGAGCGCGGGGCCCCGGGACAGGTCGGCCGAGCCGGTCTTCTGCACGAAGGTGCCGATGTCGTACGTCGGCTCCCGGGTGGTGGTGCGGGGCGGCAACTCGCCCTCGATCGGGTACCAGAGCGAGATGACGGGCCAGAACGTCGGCAGCGGCAACGGGTTGTGCTCCGGCAGCACCTTGTTGCGGGCGTAGAGGATGCCGGTGCCCATCGGCCCGCACTGGTACTTCGAGCCGGAGCCGCTGAGGAAGTCCACCCCCAGCTCGTGCAGGTTCAGCGCGAA
This genomic window contains:
- a CDS encoding class I SAM-dependent methyltransferase; translated protein: MSSSITESDRPLPDAADPTGERALLVAFLGDLRGRAVLDVGCGDPALTAHVLRSGAHSYAGVAPDEERADAVRRLLDPGVGHVQVRDLNRWSGRDDSPRVDVVLSRYALHQVRNLPRLLAAVQHDLVPGGRLVFSVPHPMATAVVGSAHGRGWLRTADYFREGERPATDALPGPPPVHRTLETYLRELRLCGLRLDEFSEGLAGMDHSAGPCGPGDGPRWAVFRCVRT